In one Mucilaginibacter sp. PAMB04168 genomic region, the following are encoded:
- a CDS encoding ATP-binding protein has product MIEKPTPFNDKLLLNILAVSNEATAIYTTDDIVIQFANDAMLGFWGKDRSVIGLPLEEGVPELKGQPFKYMLQQVLRTGITDNGIISAETLINGELQTNYYEYEYRAIPDDNGVPYCVLHTAANVTERERNKRVIAQQQEEAQALTEELEASNEELRLINEELIISNNELDNAQTQLQAAYNSLEESEIALRLAIEAANFGTWHINSVTRAFITSARLRELFGYRADEEITIEDTLAQITDEYRGLVSKKFENAIYNGDDFDVTYQVVGYHDQVIRWLRAIGNLKADPSGEFSNFTGVVMDVSELRRDEQRKNDFIGMVSHELKTPLTSMKGYVQILKSKADKNQDKFSSDVLDKANNQVSKMTTLINGFLNVSRLESGKIQIDKQVFDMALLVKEVEEESITTITSHKVVFAPVVETIVKADRDKIGQVINNFISNAVKYSPAGSTIEVACITINGKALVSVKDQGMGIAPKDIDKLFERYYRVENNSTATIAGFGIGLYLSSEIVERHNGNIGVESVLGKGSTFWFTLPVNLV; this is encoded by the coding sequence ATGATTGAGAAGCCGACCCCCTTTAATGATAAATTGCTTTTGAATATTCTTGCTGTTTCGAACGAAGCTACAGCCATTTATACTACAGATGATATTGTTATTCAATTTGCTAATGATGCAATGCTTGGCTTTTGGGGAAAAGACAGAAGCGTTATTGGTTTACCTTTAGAAGAAGGTGTGCCTGAACTTAAAGGTCAGCCGTTTAAATATATGCTTCAGCAGGTGCTGCGTACTGGTATTACCGATAATGGCATAATTTCTGCCGAAACCTTAATTAACGGTGAGCTTCAAACTAATTATTATGAATATGAGTACCGCGCCATACCCGATGATAACGGCGTGCCTTATTGTGTTTTACATACCGCGGCTAACGTAACCGAAAGGGAGCGCAACAAAAGGGTTATAGCGCAGCAACAAGAGGAAGCTCAGGCCCTGACCGAAGAGCTGGAAGCATCAAACGAAGAGTTGCGGCTAATTAACGAGGAACTTATTATTTCAAACAATGAACTGGATAATGCCCAAACCCAACTCCAAGCTGCTTATAATTCGCTGGAAGAAAGTGAGATTGCGTTAAGACTGGCTATAGAGGCTGCTAACTTCGGTACCTGGCATATTAATTCAGTAACGAGAGCGTTCATCACCTCAGCAAGATTGAGGGAGCTTTTTGGCTACCGTGCTGATGAGGAGATTACCATAGAGGACACTTTGGCACAGATTACTGATGAATACCGGGGCTTAGTTTCAAAAAAGTTTGAGAATGCTATTTACAACGGAGACGATTTTGATGTGACTTACCAGGTGGTGGGTTACCATGACCAGGTGATACGCTGGCTAAGGGCAATTGGCAATTTAAAAGCCGACCCAAGTGGTGAGTTCTCGAATTTTACAGGTGTGGTGATGGACGTATCCGAGCTGAGAAGAGACGAGCAGCGCAAAAATGATTTTATAGGTATGGTAAGCCACGAGCTTAAAACGCCATTAACATCTATGAAAGGCTATGTGCAAATCTTAAAAAGCAAGGCTGACAAAAACCAGGACAAATTCAGTTCGGATGTATTAGACAAGGCCAACAACCAGGTCAGTAAGATGACCACACTCATCAACGGCTTTTTGAATGTTTCCCGGCTCGAATCAGGCAAGATCCAAATCGACAAACAAGTGTTTGACATGGCCTTACTGGTAAAGGAAGTAGAAGAGGAGTCTATAACAACGATTACAAGCCATAAAGTAGTGTTTGCACCTGTTGTGGAAACCATAGTAAAGGCCGATAGAGATAAAATTGGGCAGGTTATTAATAATTTTATCAGCAATGCCGTAAAGTATTCACCTGCAGGTAGTACTATTGAGGTTGCTTGTATAACTATAAATGGTAAAGCTTTAGTAAGTGTTAAAGACCAGGGCATGGGTATTGCCCCCAAGGATATTGATAAGTTGTTTGAACGCTATTACCGTGTTGAAAACAATAGTACCGCAACAATTGCAGGTTTTGGCATAGGTTTATATCTGTCGTCAGAGATTGTTGAGCGGCATAACGGCAACATTGGCGTAGAAAGCGTTTTGGGCAAAGGCAGTACATTTTGGTTTACTTTGCCGGTTAATTTGGTTTAA
- a CDS encoding HPP family protein encodes MRRRIKVHVRNARYIVYKETLVDYKEHLWTFIGSFLGIGIIGLLNSKYFTAYDNLFLIGSFGASSVLIYGAINSPLAQPRNLIGGHVISALVGVSIHKLIPGEVWLTSALSVSVAIVLMQITKTLHPPGGATALIANIGSDKIRALGYFYVLSPVFTGVVILLLVALVCNNATSHRSYPKNKAWFKIWKRKYR; translated from the coding sequence ATGAGAAGACGAATTAAGGTACACGTAAGGAACGCCAGATATATTGTTTACAAAGAAACCCTTGTTGATTACAAAGAGCATTTATGGACTTTTATAGGCTCTTTTCTCGGTATCGGCATAATCGGACTTTTAAATAGTAAATATTTCACCGCATACGATAACCTGTTTCTGATCGGGTCATTCGGCGCTTCTTCTGTGCTTATTTACGGGGCTATTAACAGCCCACTGGCGCAACCGCGTAATTTAATAGGCGGACATGTTATCAGTGCATTGGTAGGCGTAAGTATTCATAAGCTTATTCCGGGCGAGGTGTGGTTAACGTCGGCGTTGTCGGTATCTGTAGCTATTGTGCTTATGCAAATCACCAAAACACTGCACCCGCCGGGCGGTGCAACTGCGCTTATTGCCAACATTGGGTCGGATAAGATTAGGGCGCTTGGGTACTTTTATGTATTAAGCCCAGTATTTACAGGCGTAGTTATTTTACTGCTGGTAGCGCTGGTTTGCAATAACGCTACTTCGCATCGCAGCTATCCCAAAAACAAAGCTTGGTTTAAAATCTGGAAAAGAAAGTACAGGTAG
- a CDS encoding ATP-binding protein — translation MNDVVNAQMFEALFNQSPSPVSVVRADAPAFTIVAVNDVYVKRSHLNKDQILNKPSFDVYRPWDEASAEQFKLLREGLMQAVYDKQQVNLPTLSFDAPAKDGEAGSRSWWQIQISPVLDTAGEVEYLMCVTRNVTEQEQVRKQAEESREKEQELNEELQVINEELAATNEELTSTIEELSYSQERLSRLNNELEERITARTAALTASERRYKTILNTLPQIAWTTTLQGEVSFFNQRWYEYTGLSVEQSKATGWEDVIHPDDLEYSVRTYRDIVATKRPGEYELREKGTDGIYRWHLIRVQPIRNEFGDIEHWIGTATDIDSIKQLQQQKDDFISIASHELKTPITSLKASLQLMDKVKDNPTSDMMPRLILQSRKSIQRVSVLIEDLLNVSRLQQGEVQLNKSTFIVSQLLNACCNPIAIMGKQKIKIDGEVELQVCADEHRIDQVVTNLVNNAVKYAPESEYITLCIEKDFDMVKVSVSDNGPGVPEDKIPHLFDRYYRVDSSGYHASGLGLGLYISAEIIKRHGGEIGVDSKIGKGSTFWFTLPLIEDYD, via the coding sequence ATGAACGACGTTGTGAATGCACAAATGTTTGAAGCGTTATTTAACCAATCGCCCAGCCCGGTTTCGGTTGTACGGGCTGACGCCCCTGCATTCACCATAGTAGCTGTTAATGATGTTTATGTTAAGCGATCACACCTTAATAAAGACCAGATCTTAAACAAGCCATCTTTTGATGTTTACAGACCCTGGGATGAGGCCAGCGCCGAGCAGTTTAAACTACTGCGCGAAGGGCTTATGCAAGCCGTTTATGATAAACAGCAAGTAAATCTGCCCACGTTATCGTTTGATGCACCTGCTAAAGACGGAGAGGCAGGCTCGCGAAGCTGGTGGCAAATACAGATTTCTCCTGTTTTAGACACTGCCGGTGAAGTAGAATACCTGATGTGCGTTACCCGCAATGTTACCGAGCAGGAACAGGTGAGGAAGCAGGCGGAAGAATCGCGCGAAAAGGAACAGGAGCTGAATGAGGAACTGCAGGTTATCAACGAAGAGCTTGCCGCTACCAATGAGGAGCTAACCTCAACTATTGAAGAACTCAGTTACTCGCAGGAGAGGCTATCGAGGCTTAACAATGAGCTGGAGGAACGTATCACCGCACGTACAGCTGCCCTGACTGCCAGTGAGCGGCGTTACAAAACCATATTGAATACGCTGCCGCAAATTGCATGGACTACCACCCTGCAAGGTGAAGTGAGCTTTTTTAACCAGCGCTGGTATGAGTACACTGGCCTCAGCGTAGAACAAAGTAAGGCAACCGGCTGGGAGGACGTAATTCACCCTGATGATTTGGAGTATAGTGTGAGAACCTACCGTGACATTGTGGCTACCAAACGCCCGGGCGAGTATGAGCTACGTGAAAAGGGAACCGACGGCATATACCGCTGGCACTTAATCCGCGTACAGCCTATCCGCAATGAGTTTGGCGACATTGAGCATTGGATTGGTACCGCAACCGATATTGACTCCATAAAGCAGTTACAGCAACAAAAGGACGACTTCATCAGCATTGCCAGCCATGAATTAAAAACGCCAATAACCAGTCTGAAAGCATCTTTGCAGCTAATGGATAAAGTAAAAGACAATCCAACGAGTGATATGATGCCGCGGCTCATCTTACAATCGCGCAAAAGTATACAGCGCGTGAGCGTGCTTATTGAAGATCTGCTTAATGTAAGCCGTTTACAGCAGGGCGAGGTACAGCTTAATAAAAGCACCTTTATAGTATCGCAGTTGCTTAATGCCTGTTGTAATCCCATTGCCATTATGGGTAAGCAAAAGATAAAAATAGATGGCGAGGTAGAGTTGCAAGTATGTGCAGACGAGCACCGTATTGACCAGGTGGTTACAAACTTGGTAAATAACGCCGTTAAGTATGCACCCGAGTCGGAGTATATTACGCTTTGCATCGAGAAAGATTTTGACATGGTAAAGGTATCGGTGAGCGACAACGGCCCCGGTGTGCCCGAAGATAAGATTCCGCACCTGTTTGACCGGTATTACCGGGTTGATTCCTCAGGCTACCATGCCTCCGGTTTAGGTTTAGGACTGTACATTAGCGCCGAAATTATTAAACGCCATGGAGGAGAAATAGGTGTGGATAGCAAAATAGGCAAGGGCAGTACCTTCTGGTTTACTCTGCCGCTTATAGAAGATTATGATTAA
- a CDS encoding M28 family peptidase, which yields MKLKLTLLCCVFINCALAQDSIFARRMVDTLTSPYFWGRGYTNDGMGRAGKFISAQFKSYGLQPMKGKDYMQEFSFNVNTFPGKMEVAINGLALLPGRDFIVGPESQGAKAQGKLVQQDSVTFVNAENRIIVSLQNKLTWSVAQELGDYTVIQVDKKALKGQPSAVSVNIENKLINNFKTGNICALVKGTAKPDSIVMFTGHYDHLGGMGSNTYFPGANDNASGITMLLSLAKYYAAHPQPYTVAFMCFAGEEAGILGSKYFTEHPLVPLSSIKFLVNMDIMGTGNEGITVVNASVYPKQFELLKQVNAQGNYLVKVYSRGKAANSDHYWFTEKGVPAFFIYTMGGIKAYHDVFDISKTLPLNEYNDLFKLLVDFNTQLQKQ from the coding sequence ATGAAATTGAAGTTAACCCTACTCTGCTGCGTGTTTATAAACTGCGCCTTAGCCCAGGACTCCATTTTTGCCCGCCGCATGGTGGATACGCTCACCTCACCTTACTTTTGGGGACGTGGCTATACTAACGATGGCATGGGTAGAGCCGGTAAATTTATCTCTGCGCAATTTAAAAGCTACGGCTTGCAGCCCATGAAGGGGAAGGATTATATGCAGGAGTTCAGCTTTAACGTCAACACCTTTCCGGGCAAAATGGAAGTGGCTATCAATGGCCTTGCCTTACTGCCTGGTCGAGATTTTATTGTGGGTCCGGAAAGCCAGGGCGCTAAAGCACAAGGCAAGCTGGTACAGCAAGACAGCGTAACGTTTGTAAATGCGGAAAACCGCATCATTGTGTCATTACAAAACAAGCTTACCTGGTCTGTAGCCCAGGAGTTAGGCGATTATACGGTTATTCAAGTGGATAAGAAAGCGCTGAAGGGGCAACCATCAGCCGTTAGTGTAAATATAGAAAATAAGCTCATCAACAATTTTAAAACGGGCAATATCTGTGCGCTGGTTAAAGGAACTGCCAAGCCCGATTCTATCGTAATGTTCACCGGTCATTATGATCACTTGGGCGGTATGGGCAGCAATACATACTTCCCCGGTGCAAACGATAATGCCAGCGGTATAACCATGCTGCTTAGCCTGGCTAAGTACTATGCTGCACATCCGCAGCCATATACTGTGGCGTTCATGTGCTTTGCCGGAGAGGAAGCAGGTATACTGGGGTCAAAGTACTTTACCGAACATCCGCTGGTGCCTTTATCCAGCATCAAGTTTCTGGTTAATATGGATATTATGGGTACCGGTAATGAAGGTATTACAGTGGTTAATGCATCGGTATATCCAAAGCAGTTCGAATTACTGAAACAAGTGAACGCACAAGGTAACTACCTGGTTAAAGTATACTCGCGTGGTAAAGCAGCCAACAGCGATCACTATTGGTTTACCGAAAAAGGTGTTCCCGCGTTTTTTATCTACACCATGGGCGGCATCAAAGCTTATCATGACGTGTTCGACATCAGTAAAACGCTACCTTTAAACGAATATAATGACCTCTTTAAGCTGCTTGTTGATTTTAACACACAGCTGCAAAAGCAATAA